A window from Montipora capricornis isolate CH-2021 chromosome 7, ASM3666992v2, whole genome shotgun sequence encodes these proteins:
- the LOC138057915 gene encoding uncharacterized protein, whose protein sequence is MPGVNCAVIGCGSCRRTKGIGIFKLPSAKDDKHKRWRDEWLGELKKTREVDKDFRRQINEDKVYTCEKHFKDEGIEIFHSKKMIKKRLVFGAIPTLKMPKKSHEIEPISSRRPLPDRPLQVTPSSNSCYKSLEELSNRARGLKCLADWVSKFSVAKAVFKKMVEPYMLPHLEVIVDDSLAFSVKVYGCCLVDDHPFYLKYRRSMQNVTLSKLIKELEGLKLCTGIQACEITGKMFHHVVPLNISDSDSEDDEQQQQEQFPNKGFWRYKGCLLLQEEDICVLCDESTSNSCKAKKKCVKPAQLNAPVSKTDPERIKLTLKQHRLRCAQLEQELHEMRTELQKSSMEIDNELSKDLITILDNEQSKITPFMKLFWQEQQKLFQKSGTGVRYHPMVIRFCLSLAAKSPSCYEELRNSGILVLPSQRRLKDYRNAIKPKRGFQNEVFEVLKSETSTYFDVQRYVVLLFDEMKVLANLVLDKESGELIGFTDLGDPELNYAVLDKSDMIASHALVFLVREICTELKFSIAHFATSGITAAQLISPFWEAVGNA, encoded by the exons ATGCCTGGCGTTAACTGCGCCGTGATTGGATGTGGTTCCTGTCGTAGAACTAAAGGAATCGGGATTTTTAAGTTGCCCTCGGCGAAGGATGATAAACACAAGAGATGGCGTGATGAGTGGCTTGGAGAACTCAAGAAAACGAGGGAAGTGGACAAAGATTTTCGACGACAAATCAATGAAGACAAAGTCTATACTTGCGAAAAGCATTTTAAGGATGAAGGAATTGAAATAT tCCATTCCAAAAAAATGATCAAGAAAAGACTGGTTTTTGGAGCTATACCGACGCTTAAAATGCCAAAGAAGAGTCACGAAATCGAACCAATTTCAAGCAGACGTCCACTACCAGATCGCCCACTACAAGTTACTCCTTCATCAAACTCATGTTACAAATCGTTGGAAGAACTAAGCAACAGAGCACGGGGACTGAAATGTCTTGCTGACTGGGTTTCGAAGTTTAGTGTTGCCAAAGCTGTCTTCAAAAAGATGGTAGAGCCGTATATGCTGCCTCATCTTGAAGTTATCGTAGATGACAGTCTGgcgtttagtgttaaagtgtaTGGATGCTGTTTAGTTGATGATCATCCTTTTTACCTGAAATATCGAAGATCAATGCAGAATGTAACATTATCAAAGCTGATAAAAGAGCTTGAAGGTCTCAAGTTATGTACTGGAATACAGGCATGTGAAATCACTGGCAAAATGTTTCACCATGTAGTTCCCTTAAATATTTCTGACTCTGACTCAGAAGACGAcgagcaacaacaacaggaacAGTTTCCCAATAAGGGATTCTGGCGATACAAGGGTTGCCTTCTTCTCCAGGAAGAAGATATCTGTGTGCTGTGTGACGAATCAACCAGCAACTCTtgcaaagccaaaaaaaagTGTGTAAAGCCAGCACAGCTCAATGCTCCAGTGTCTAAGACAGACCCTGAGAGAATAAAACTAACTCTAAAACAACACAGACTGAGGTGTGCACAGCTTGAACAAGAACTGCATGAAATGCGTACAGAATTGCAAAAATCGAGCATGGAGATAGACAATGAACTGAGCAAAGATTTAATCACAATACTCGACAATGAACAGTCCAAAATAACTCCATTCATGAAGTTATTTTGGCAAGAGCAACAGAAGCTGTTTCAGAAGAGCGGCACAGGTGTGCGTTATCACCCAATGGTAATCCGCTTCTGCTTATCCTTGGCAGCAAAGAGCCCTTCCTGCTACGAGGAACTAAGAAATAGTGGCATACTCGTATTACCCAGCCAAAGAAGGCTGAAAGATTACAGGAACGCAATTAAACCAAAGAGAGGATTTCAGAATGAAGTCTTTGAAGTTTTGAAGTCTGAAACATCAACTTACTTTGATGTCCAGCGCTATGTAGTATTGCTATTTGATGAGATGAAAGTTTTAGCAAACCTTGTCCTGGATAAAGAATCTGGTGAGCTTATTGGATTCACAGACCTTGGTGACCCAGAACTTAATTATGCAGTCTTGGACAAATCTGACATGATTGCATCTCATGCATTAGTGTTCCTTGTGCGAGAAATTTGCACTGAGCTAAAGTTTTCAATTGCACACTTTGCTACATCTGGCATCACTGCAGCTCAACTCATCTCGCCATTCTGGGAAGCAGTTGGTAATGCTTGA
- the LOC138057095 gene encoding uncharacterized protein yields MNCVNNMAGFRAMINDIEQDPASAVQCRNGYLFEQRMTQRSVEQAGPSYLVQEPPNVNQYQQFPCFPVGGHFQFLPSGRPCSPAESTSSCGSLPSESTEAKSKRCSWSNPEVKCLISAYKQHHNLLKATRSAHGKKSVWESIMDEFIQLCREAGIDTSKTLVQIKEKWRGVFDKYKSVSDNNNKTGRDRKTCEFYDDIDEFMASSDKVNPKFVKETNVASHKRKGSEEVSAGEESDCVATTADPITDTEPEEDDNTKIKQPNQKKNPSGLQRKKRKTTSIDSTDTENAILHMFEAQQEAFQRSEEKDERMLQAMMKSQEDAQRRHQEFTVAVLAKLGDIFASKK; encoded by the exons ATGAACTGTGTAAACAACATGGCTGGCTTTCGGGCAATGAT TAATGATATCGAACAGGATCCAGCTAGTGCTGTTCAGTGTAGAAATGGATATCTGTTTGAGCAGCGTATGACGCAGCGAAGTGTTGAGCAAGCTGGCCCTTCCTACCTTGTGCAAGAACCGCCAAATGTAAATCAGTATCAGCAGTTTCCTTGTTTTCCCGTTGGAGGCCATTTCCAGTTTCTTCCATCTGGTCGTCCTTGTAGCCCAGCCGAAAGCACCAGCAGTTGCGGGTCTTTACCAAGTGAATCCACTGAAGCGAAAAGCAAGCGTTGTAGCTGGTCAAATCCAGAGGTGAAATGCCTGATATCAGCTTACAAACAACATCACAACTTGCTAAAAGCAACGAGAAGCGCTCACGGCAAGAAAAGTGTATGGGAGAGTATCATGGATGAATTTATTCAATTGTGCAGGGAAGCTGGAATCGACACATCGAAAACTTTAGTGCAGATTAAAGAAAAATGGAGAGGCGTATTCGATAAATACAAAAGTGTtagtgacaacaacaacaagaccGGACGAGACCGCAAGACCTGCGAATTTTACGATGACATCGATGAATTCATGGCCAGCTCAGACAAAGTCAACCCCAAATTTGTGAAGGAAACCAACGTGGCTTCACATAAGAGAAAAGGCAGTGAAGAAGTGAGTGCGGGCGAGGAAAGTGATTGCGTAGCAACAACTGCTGATCCTATTACCGATACGGAACCAGAAGAAGACGACAACACCAAAATCAAACAAccaaatcaaaagaaaaatccGTCAGGTCTTCAACGAAAAAAGCGAAAGACGACAAGTATTGATTCCACGGACACAGAAAATGCCATACTCCACATGTTTGAGGCCCAGCAAGAGGCATTTCAAAGATCGGAAGAGAAAGACGAACGAATGCTGCAGGCCATGATGAAGTCTCAAGAAGATGCTCAGAGGAGACACCAGGAATTTACTGTCGCTGTTTTAGCGAAATTAGGGGACATTTTCGCTTCCAAAAAGTAA